The proteins below are encoded in one region of Leptospira terpstrae serovar Hualin str. LT 11-33 = ATCC 700639:
- the htpG gene encoding molecular chaperone HtpG — MSAEETGKISVETENIFPIIKKWLYSEKDIFLRELVSNASDAITKLKKISLSEEFEGGNDYKIDLNFDVDNRILSIEDNGVGMTTEEVKKYINQIAFSGATDFAKQYQNAENKAEIIGHFGLGFYSSFMVSKKVTIETKSYKRDQTAVLWSSESGTEFTISPIEKESRGTKISLYLDGDSGEYLDKWKLKELIKKYCDFLPVGIYVQGEKANREKPLWSEEPAKVTQEDYKDFYSYLFPFSGESLFHIHLNVDYPFRLQGILYFPKLTHELEASKNGIKLFCNHVFVSDNASELIPQFLTILKGTIDIPDLPLNVSRSYLQNDPLVKKISNHIIKKVADRLIEDFKKNRTKYEENWNDISLFVKYGVLTDEKFYDAMKDHLIFKNSEGGYSTTSEYWEKNKEKNQNKIFYANETEMGSVYMELLKSQGLEALLVDSKIDSHLIQHLEMKNPEWKFQRVDSEIADQIVDKEASKDLVNEDNKTESDRIQTLFQTSLPTEGVEVKVEALKSADVPGVILLPEFMRRMSEMNSMLNRDDMKNILKSHTLMVNSKSPLVKSALQAFEGVNPEKGKKLARIIYDLSLLSAKVMDEKEVSEYTKRTTEFLQEIFST; from the coding sequence ATGTCAGCTGAAGAAACAGGGAAAATCAGTGTAGAAACGGAAAATATCTTTCCTATCATTAAAAAATGGCTATATTCAGAGAAAGATATTTTCTTAAGAGAATTAGTATCCAATGCGAGTGATGCCATCACAAAGTTAAAAAAGATTTCCTTATCAGAAGAATTTGAAGGTGGGAATGATTATAAAATCGACTTAAACTTTGATGTAGATAACAGAATTCTATCTATTGAAGACAATGGCGTGGGAATGACAACAGAAGAAGTCAAAAAGTACATCAACCAAATTGCTTTTTCAGGAGCAACAGACTTCGCAAAACAGTACCAAAACGCAGAAAACAAAGCAGAAATCATTGGTCATTTTGGACTTGGATTTTATTCCTCTTTTATGGTTTCGAAAAAAGTTACCATCGAAACTAAATCTTACAAAAGGGATCAAACTGCCGTTTTGTGGTCGAGCGAGTCAGGGACTGAATTTACTATTTCACCAATAGAAAAGGAATCTAGAGGAACTAAAATTTCCCTATACTTAGATGGCGATTCCGGCGAATACCTAGACAAATGGAAACTAAAAGAGTTAATCAAAAAATACTGTGACTTTTTACCTGTCGGAATTTATGTGCAGGGGGAAAAAGCTAACCGAGAAAAACCATTATGGTCTGAAGAACCGGCAAAGGTTACTCAAGAAGATTACAAAGATTTTTATTCTTACTTGTTTCCATTTTCTGGTGAGTCGCTTTTTCATATCCATCTGAATGTGGATTATCCATTTCGATTACAAGGAATTTTGTATTTCCCAAAACTCACCCATGAATTAGAAGCATCTAAAAATGGGATCAAATTATTTTGTAATCATGTCTTTGTCAGTGATAATGCAAGTGAACTGATCCCACAGTTCCTTACCATTCTAAAAGGAACCATAGACATCCCAGACCTTCCTTTGAATGTTTCCAGATCCTATTTACAAAACGATCCACTCGTTAAAAAGATTTCTAACCATATCATCAAAAAAGTTGCAGATCGGCTCATCGAAGATTTTAAAAAGAACAGAACCAAATATGAAGAAAATTGGAATGATATATCGTTGTTTGTAAAATACGGAGTCCTTACCGACGAAAAGTTTTATGATGCAATGAAAGACCATTTAATCTTCAAAAATTCGGAAGGCGGATACTCAACCACTTCGGAATATTGGGAAAAAAACAAAGAAAAGAACCAAAACAAAATCTTCTACGCAAATGAAACGGAGATGGGTTCTGTTTATATGGAACTTCTGAAATCGCAAGGACTGGAAGCACTGCTTGTAGATTCCAAAATTGATTCTCACCTCATCCAACACTTGGAAATGAAAAACCCAGAATGGAAATTCCAAAGAGTGGATTCGGAAATTGCAGATCAAATCGTTGATAAAGAAGCTTCCAAAGATTTAGTAAATGAAGACAACAAAACGGAATCTGACAGAATCCAAACCTTGTTTCAAACCTCTTTACCAACAGAAGGAGTGGAAGTAAAGGTCGAAGCCTTAAAATCAGCAGATGTGCCAGGTGTCATCCTTTTACCTGAGTTTATGAGACGAATGTCCGAAATGAACTCGATGTTAAACCGAGACGACATGAAAAACATTCTAAAATCACATACTCTAATGGTAAATTCGAAATCTCCATTAGTAAAATCCGCCTTACAAGCGTTCGAAGGTGTAAATCCAGAAAAAGGGAAAAAACTAGCAAGGATCATCTACGACCTTTCATTACTCTCTGCAAAGGTTATGGATGAAAAAGAAGTTTCGGAGTATACCAAAAGGACAACGGAATTCCTCCAAGAGATTTTTTCTACATAA
- a CDS encoding sensor histidine kinase codes for MIQICITSRLSSLPVVVAYKKGYFEEFGVKVTLHVNTHHKAIMPLLDAGRVEAGEVPTIAYLQDSFLKKSKLKRIYKGIYLYHSPLSFYSRFQFKPEDLTRNKAYILPVPHQYSVERLFAEKFLEEYAPKNPVKVRYIDTPGFLEEKEFLKPSCLGLVSDPFSSPFLRNFQDFANTLELPILNSKSFFPSTLLAFSGDAVLKTGREISGVLLAVKKAIDLLQNTNQLSTGNLWEDLQLSHFYPHLRVGETKNLLNAHPLIQKGIFSYKGDATTLNPLLKDVYFRLIRRVIQPDAVKAAFDFDEILSALEPKKVFDVRKLSSFQEPTETKLHAPSQINYRKLNAVRHLIVDVNSVVLDILQGNYNSRLNSDETLQLDNRVKVLVNSMLDSFNAKLELQREEITELENLISILEIKLDRSAVDLQYSEEKYRYLFEFSREAIALVDADTGSILEANNQFRSLTSYTRGDITKMNIEDIILGNQVSNQLRFGTDLSSDTMLSLPDVEIMLKDGSKLEVDISFTSILLSPKKRYQVQFRPNSERKEQERLQHEFISNVSHELRSPMTNIRGYLEFFKSDTSLPFNTEHKNMLEVIDKNAKRLSFLIENLLKLTTSREKDKEAEVIEIFDPVPVIEDVIHMNSHLAKGKPIEWDLALKKGFFLRGIKFEFSQIITNLYVNALKYTFKGKIGISIRETNGKIEITVEDTGIGIDPNYKNQIFDRFFRIPSSDNKKIGGTGLGLSIVKSLVDKMSGEIFVESTMGEGSKFTIYFPKVNISV; via the coding sequence GTGATCCAGATTTGTATAACAAGTCGCCTTAGTTCTTTACCTGTAGTTGTTGCCTATAAAAAAGGTTACTTTGAAGAATTTGGAGTGAAGGTAACACTTCATGTCAATACTCACCATAAGGCAATTATGCCCTTACTTGACGCTGGTCGAGTGGAAGCAGGCGAAGTCCCAACCATTGCCTACTTACAAGATAGTTTCTTAAAAAAATCCAAACTCAAACGCATTTATAAAGGAATTTACCTCTACCACTCACCACTTTCCTTTTATTCCCGGTTCCAATTCAAACCAGAAGATCTTACAAGAAACAAAGCATACATATTACCCGTTCCGCACCAATACTCCGTCGAAAGACTTTTTGCAGAAAAATTCCTAGAAGAGTATGCTCCCAAAAATCCGGTCAAAGTTCGTTACATTGACACTCCAGGATTTTTAGAGGAAAAAGAATTTTTAAAACCATCCTGTCTTGGCCTTGTGTCAGATCCGTTTTCTAGCCCTTTCCTTCGGAACTTTCAAGATTTTGCCAACACTCTGGAACTTCCTATCCTTAATTCCAAATCCTTTTTTCCATCCACCTTACTTGCGTTTAGCGGAGATGCTGTATTAAAAACTGGAAGAGAAATCTCTGGTGTCCTACTTGCAGTCAAAAAAGCCATCGATCTTTTACAAAATACAAACCAACTAAGCACAGGAAATCTTTGGGAAGATTTACAACTCTCTCATTTTTATCCGCATCTTAGAGTAGGGGAGACAAAAAATCTTCTCAACGCACATCCTCTCATCCAAAAAGGGATTTTTTCCTATAAGGGAGATGCAACAACCCTCAATCCTCTTCTTAAAGATGTTTATTTTCGATTGATACGGAGGGTCATACAACCAGATGCCGTAAAAGCTGCCTTTGATTTTGATGAAATCCTATCGGCACTAGAACCAAAAAAAGTGTTTGATGTTCGTAAACTAAGTAGTTTCCAAGAACCAACAGAAACTAAACTCCACGCACCGTCACAAATTAACTATAGAAAACTAAATGCTGTGCGACACCTCATCGTTGACGTGAACTCCGTAGTACTCGACATCCTGCAAGGAAACTACAACTCAAGACTCAACTCCGATGAAACATTACAATTAGACAACCGAGTCAAAGTTCTCGTAAACTCAATGTTAGACTCCTTTAATGCAAAGTTAGAGCTCCAAAGAGAAGAAATCACCGAACTTGAAAATTTAATATCCATTCTAGAGATCAAACTAGATAGGTCTGCCGTAGATTTACAATATTCGGAAGAAAAGTATAGATATCTATTTGAATTTTCCAGAGAAGCTATTGCCCTCGTCGATGCCGATACAGGAAGTATATTAGAGGCAAACAACCAGTTTCGGTCACTCACTAGTTATACTCGCGGTGATATCACTAAAATGAATATCGAAGATATCATTCTTGGAAACCAAGTATCCAACCAACTTCGATTTGGTACAGACCTCTCTTCGGATACTATGTTATCTCTTCCTGATGTGGAGATCATGTTAAAAGACGGAAGTAAACTTGAAGTGGATATTAGTTTTACATCCATTCTTTTATCACCAAAAAAACGCTACCAAGTGCAGTTTCGACCCAACTCAGAAAGAAAGGAACAAGAACGTCTGCAACACGAATTTATATCCAACGTAAGCCATGAACTCCGAAGTCCAATGACAAACATTAGAGGCTATTTGGAATTTTTTAAATCGGACACTTCATTACCTTTTAACACCGAACATAAAAACATGTTAGAAGTGATCGATAAAAATGCCAAACGTCTTAGTTTTTTAATCGAAAACCTATTAAAGTTAACCACCTCTAGAGAAAAAGACAAAGAAGCCGAGGTCATTGAAATTTTTGATCCAGTACCTGTGATTGAGGATGTTATACATATGAACTCTCACCTTGCCAAAGGAAAACCCATCGAGTGGGATCTAGCACTCAAAAAAGGCTTTTTCTTACGGGGAATCAAATTTGAATTTTCACAAATCATTACTAACCTTTATGTTAATGCACTGAAATATACATTCAAAGGAAAAATTGGAATTTCTATCCGCGAAACCAATGGCAAAATTGAAATCACTGTTGAAGACACAGGGATAGGCATTGACCCGAACTACAAAAACCAAATCTTCGATCGTTTTTTTCGAATCCCATCCTCTGATAATAAAAAAATTGGGGGAACTGGCCTTGGGCTTTCCATTGTTAAATCACTCGTGGACAAAATGTCCGGAGAAATCTTTGTAGAAAGTACAATGGGAGAAGGAAGTAAATTCACCATTTACTTCCCCAAAGTCAATATTAGCGTTTAG